The Propionispora vibrioides region ACAGTTCCTGGCTAGAAGACGAGATTTCCTCTATAGAAGCGGAATGTTCCTCTATGGCCGACGAAACTGTTTGCGTCCGGTTTGCCGACTTTTTGCCTATATCATCAATGTTGCGCATGGCCGTCACAATTTGCTGACTGCCGGCCGATAACTGCTGTATGGCCGAAGAAATTTCCATCACTTGCGACGATACGTCATCAATAAGCGAGACGATTTCTTTAAAGCCCTTCCCGGCGTTAACCACTACCTCCGCCCCGGTTTTTACCTGCTGGCTGCCCTCGTTCATGGCTGTAACCGCCCGGCTGGTTTCGGCCTGTACTTCACCAATCATACCAGCAATCTGACTCGCTGCCTCCTGAGACTGTTCCGCCAGTTTACGCACTTCCTCGGCGACCACGGCAAAGCCTCGTCCCTGTTCTCCCGCACGGGCCGCCTCAATGGCTGCGTTGAGTGCCAATAGGTTGGTCTGGCTGGCAATGCCGGAAATCGTATCGACAATCTGCCCTATTTCTTTTGAGCGTTCGCCAAGCTTTTCTACGGCCTGCGCTGAAGCTCCCACCGTTTCTTCAATACTTTCCATTTGAGCCGATACCAAATCTGCCGATTGGGAACCTGCCGTCGCAGCTTCAGCGGTTTTCGAGGCCGCTCCGCTTACCGTATTGGCATTGCCGGCTATTTGCTCAATAGCCGTCGACATCTGCATGACAATGTTAGTAGCTTCCTCAATGGCATTTGACTGTTCTTGCGCTCCTTGCGCAACTTCCGCAATAGTAACTGTGACATCTTCCGTTGCCTGAGCAGCCTGATCGGTGCCAGCCGTCAATTCTTCCGAAGCTGCCGCCAACTGCTCGGCAGTCTGCGTAATATTAACTACCAAATTACGCAAGTGCCCTGCCATAACATTGACTTCCTTGCTAAGCTGACCGACTTCATCTTCATAGACTGCCGTTGCCTGCCTATCGGCAAGATTTCCGGCCGCCAGCTGCTTCACCTGTGAAACCATCTGGTTTAACGGGACAGCAATCAAACGGGAAATCAGCCAACCCATTCCCAAAGCCAGGAGAACCGTCACTAACGTTGCAGCCAGGCCAAGACGGTCGTTGTACACCGCAAGAGCATTATTGGCCGTTTTTTCCTCTGCTGCGATCTTCGAGTTATGTTCAACCAGTTCATCCAGCAACTTATTTAAGCTCTCCAAGTGGCCTGCGGCGTTTTGCGTAAAATACGCATAACCTTCCGCCTGTCTTCCTGCCATTGCCAGATCCAGCGCCTTTTGCCATTCACCCCGGTAGGCTTTCATTTCCTCCATTACCTGAGGCAACGCCTGGGCCTCATAAGAGTCCAGCTTTGCCTGGGAATAATCGCCAAGCAGGCTTTCGACTTTGGCCTTATGCTCACCGATCTCCTTTAACAGCACCGCTTGCTTGGATTTATCCTGACTGAGGAAAATCGCTAAGGTGAGATTTTCATTAATTCTGCTTTCTGCTCGCACCGAGTTTAGCCACTGAATCGGCAGCAAGCGATTGTTATACATATCATTAAGGCTGGCGGCCATGTTCGTTGTTGCATAATGACCTAAGTAGCCGACAATAAGCAAAGAAAGTGTCATGAGAATAATTAAACTAAGAATTTTTACAGATGTTTTAAGATTTCGTAACATCTTAATCTCTCCCCTGCTATAAGCAATGTTTATGTTGCCTTGATTGACTTAATGATCAACTCCATCATGGCTTGGGCACCTTCGACGATGTCTTCAATTGCTTTTTCAAGCGTAAGAAACGGGACCAAATACTCGGTAAATGCTTCTCTCACCAGCCTGGCGGTCAAGGGAATATCGTCAATCTCAAATGTACCATCCTGGACCCCTTGCGTAAGAATCTCTTCAATAACGGCAATCACCTTTAATTTTACCGTCTTTCCCAAATCTGTCGGCTTAAATCCTATGTGTCGGAAATTTTTTATTTCCTTAACAAATTCAGTAAACGCCCGGTCTCTCTGCATTTTCAGATTGACCGCCCGTACGAACCCGATCATGAATCGGCGGAGCCGCATTTCCGGAGGCGCCTGGCAAGACACAGATAACTCTTTCAATAGCTGGTCCATCTCTTGCTGGGCCCGCTCAAGCAAGGCGTCAATTAAGGCTTCTTTGTTGGCGAACTCATTATAAATTGTTCCCACACTACACCCTACTTCGCGTGCAATATCGCGCATAGTTGTTCTATTTATGCCGTGATCTGCAACAATCCGCATGAAAGCATCCAAAATCTGATCCCGTCTCTGACCAGTCACTTTTCGTCCCCCTTTTATTATAGACAGGAAGCACCAGATGACTGTCTATATCCGTTTTAAACATTTGAACGTTTTGTTTATTCGTTCAAATTATACTGCAATTTCTTTTGTTATGCAATATTTTCCATGTAGATTTTTATTTATAGTCCTATCATATTTACTATTGAAAAAACACTCCATCCAAGGCACCAGCCTCAGATGAAGTGTTTATAGTTTATATTAGAGGAAGCCTGATCAGCAAACTGATCTCGATTGCTTTATACCCGGAAAACATTAATTGCGGCTTGAAGTTCCTCAGCCATTTTAGAAAGACTCCGGCTGGTTGCGGCAATTTCCTGCATGGATGCCGTTTGTTCTTCTGTCGCTGCCGAAACATTGTGCGTTTGGGAAGCAGTCTCCTGCGTTATTTCCTCAATGCCTTTAACGGCCGTGACAATATCCCGGCTGGCACCGGAAATTTGATTAGCGGCAGAAGAAATTTCTTCAACCTGGGCAGTAACCACCTCGACCATTTGGACAATATGATTGAAAGCGCCACCAGCCTCATTGACGATTTTCACGCCGCTTCTGACTTCATCCGTACCAGCCGTCATGGCGGTTACCGCATATTCGGTTTCCTGCTGTATTTCGGTAATCAAGGTGCCAATCTGTTGGGCCGCCTGATCAGATTGCTCTGCCAAGTGACGTACTTCGTCCGCCACCACAGCAAACCCCCGCCCCTGCTCACCGGCCCGTGCCGCTTCAATGGCAGCATTCAAGGCTAACAGATTGGTCTGACCGGCAATGCCGGAAATCGTTCCGACAATTTGCCCGATTTCCTGAGAACGCTCGCCCAGTCTGCTGATAACTTGAGCCAAATTGTTAATCGTAGTTTCCACACTGGTCATCTGCGTTTCAGCCGAATGAATGAACTTGCCGCCTGCATCGGCCGCAGTAGCTGTCTTGACTGAGGTACTGGCCACCAATTGGGCATTTTGAGCTACGGCATCGGCTTCGGCTGCGGATTGCTCTACCACAGCTAACGTATTTTGCACGGAGGCCGTCTGTCTCTCTGTACCGGCGGCTACATCCACAATAGACTTTGCTACCTGCGTTGCAGTCTGGGTAGACTCCTCAGAACTTGCACTTAATTGTTCCGAAGCTGCCGAAAGCTGCTCCGCCTTGGATTGTACATCAACGATAAGATTCTTTAGATTCTCCTTCATACGAAGCAGCGCTTTCGCCAGA contains the following coding sequences:
- a CDS encoding methyl-accepting chemotaxis protein, coding for MLRNLKTSVKILSLIILMTLSLLIVGYLGHYATTNMAASLNDMYNNRLLPIQWLNSVRAESRINENLTLAIFLSQDKSKQAVLLKEIGEHKAKVESLLGDYSQAKLDSYEAQALPQVMEEMKAYRGEWQKALDLAMAGRQAEGYAYFTQNAAGHLESLNKLLDELVEHNSKIAAEEKTANNALAVYNDRLGLAATLVTVLLALGMGWLISRLIAVPLNQMVSQVKQLAAGNLADRQATAVYEDEVGQLSKEVNVMAGHLRNLVVNITQTAEQLAAASEELTAGTDQAAQATEDVTVTIAEVAQGAQEQSNAIEEATNIVMQMSTAIEQIAGNANTVSGAASKTAEAATAGSQSADLVSAQMESIEETVGASAQAVEKLGERSKEIGQIVDTISGIASQTNLLALNAAIEAARAGEQGRGFAVVAEEVRKLAEQSQEAASQIAGMIGEVQAETSRAVTAMNEGSQQVKTGAEVVVNAGKGFKEIVSLIDDVSSQVMEISSAIQQLSAGSQQIVTAMRNIDDIGKKSANRTQTVSSAIEEHSASIEEISSSSQELSIMAEKLQGAVHKFKV
- a CDS encoding TetR/AcrR family transcriptional regulator — encoded protein: MTGQRRDQILDAFMRIVADHGINRTTMRDIAREVGCSVGTIYNEFANKEALIDALLERAQQEMDQLLKELSVSCQAPPEMRLRRFMIGFVRAVNLKMQRDRAFTEFVKEIKNFRHIGFKPTDLGKTVKLKVIAVIEEILTQGVQDGTFEIDDIPLTARLVREAFTEYLVPFLTLEKAIEDIVEGAQAMMELIIKSIKAT
- a CDS encoding methyl-accepting chemotaxis protein: MTIKQKVISSLTAILLLMLAVNVYFFWSSNESKNNVHQIQTSNARAIIAAKAENEYTGAVLEIRRYIADGNEQYSKNFEDKLTAVDKLEKELQALTTGDQVKDVEQLINDTEKYKSGVVGQLIPALREQYQAKQAGNVELANAKGKIAGDVTKELTPFAQSIQKSLHTAVEENSQLAQKNVEEANGSLSRNLIIATVIGVIALIVGISLSIFLTRQITAPIKLVVNELTTMAKGDFAGNWVANLTVRSDEFGFLAKALLRMKENLKNLIVDVQSKAEQLSAASEQLSASSEESTQTATQVAKSIVDVAAGTERQTASVQNTLAVVEQSAAEADAVAQNAQLVASTSVKTATAADAGGKFIHSAETQMTSVETTINNLAQVISRLGERSQEIGQIVGTISGIAGQTNLLALNAAIEAARAGEQGRGFAVVADEVRHLAEQSDQAAQQIGTLITEIQQETEYAVTAMTAGTDEVRSGVKIVNEAGGAFNHIVQMVEVVTAQVEEISSAANQISGASRDIVTAVKGIEEITQETASQTHNVSAATEEQTASMQEIAATSRSLSKMAEELQAAINVFRV